The genomic segment GCTGAAGTTGGGATCGTTCCAGCGGGGATCGTACTGGCCATCGTCATGGTCGTAGCTACGACCACCGGTGTACGAGGGTTGGGCCGGCTGGTACTGGGgctgtggtgctggctggGCCGGGGCCGGCGGTGCTACCGGGAGGTGGTCACCGGACGCCTGGAATCTGTTGTAAccgagggagagggagagagagagagccccgtTAAGAGAGGGTGGATCCagttgtgggggggggggggggggggttggcaaaaaaaaaccacataCCCATTCTTGCCGGCCACGTACGAGATGGTGCGGCGCTGGCCGGTCGGATCGACGTAGCTGTACGAACCGCGCCGGTTACCGTCCGCGTCCGTCTCCTCCTTGAAGTCCGTACCGTCCTCCTGCGTGTAGGCGGCACCGAACTTGCCGTCCCCGGACAGGTAGCGCTGTTCGCTGAGAATGGCGGCCGTCTTCGGGTCCCGGTGGTAACCACCGTTACCACCGTACTGGGCCAGGGCACCggaggccaccagcagcgttgATAGCAGCACCTAGAACATggtgtgggaggggggggggcataagtttttttttttttttgctttccattttagaCGCCCTTTTCGGCGTTTGCCCTTTGCTTC from the Anopheles aquasalis chromosome X, idAnoAquaMG_Q_19, whole genome shotgun sequence genome contains:
- the LOC126572126 gene encoding larval cuticle protein 1, giving the protein MFRFVLLSTLLVASGALAQYGGNGGYHRDPKTAAILSEQRYLSGDGKFGAAYTQEDGTDFKEETDADGNRRGSYSYVDPTGQRRTISYVAGKNGFQASGDHLPVAPPAPAQPAPQPQYQPAQPSYTGGRSYDHDDGQYDPRWNDPNFSQNQYGAAPAPAPVPVPVAPVQHHHNYHQQQQPAAPVAPQYNHHYAPAPQAPQAWTTTPAPHRFQPPGKLQLNRTPDGYSYTFNKV